Proteins from a genomic interval of Rattus norvegicus strain BN/NHsdMcwi chromosome 2, GRCr8, whole genome shotgun sequence:
- the Eif4e gene encoding eukaryotic translation initiation factor 4E isoform X1 gives MATVEPETTPTTNPPPAEEEKTESNQEVANPEHYIKHPLQNRWALWFFKNDKSKTWQANLRLISKFDTVEDFWALYNHIQLSSNLMPGCDYSLFKDGIEPMWEDEKNKRGGRWLITLNKQQRRSDLDRFWLETLLCLIGESFDDYSDDVCGAVVNVRAKGDKIAIWTTECENRDAVTHIGRVYKERLGLPPKIVIGYQSHADTATKSGSTTKNRFVV, from the exons GAAACCACCCCTACCACTAATCCCCCACCTGCGGAAGAGGAAAAAACAGAGTCTAATCAGGAGGTTGCTAATCCAGAGCACTATATTAAACACCCTCTACAGAACAG GTGGGCACtctggttttttaaaaatgataaaagcaaAACTTGGCAAGCAAACCTTCGGTTGATCTCTAAGTTTGATACTGTTGAAGACTTTTGGGC TCTATACAACCATATCCAGTTGTCTAGTAATTTAATGCCTGGCTGTGACTACTCACTTTTTAAG GATGGTATTGAGCCTATGTGGGAAGATGAGAAAAACAAACGGGGAGGACGATGGCTAATTACATTGAACAAGCAGCAGAGACGAAGTGACCTCGATCGCTTTTGGCTAGAGACA ctgCTGTGCCTTATTGGAGAATCTTTTGATGACTACAGTGATGACGTGTGTGGAGCTGTTGTCAATGTTAGAGCTAAAGGTGATAAGATAGCAATATGGACGACTGAATGTGAAAACAGAGATGCAGTCACACACATAGG GAGGGTATACAAGGAAAGGTTAGGACTTCCTCCGAAGATAGTGATTGGTTATCAGTCCCACGCAGACACAGCTACAAAGAGCGGCTCCACCACTAAAAATAGGTTTGTTGTTTAA
- the Eif4e gene encoding eukaryotic translation initiation factor 4E isoform X3 — translation MPGCDYSLFKDGIEPMWEDEKNKRGGRWLITLNKQQRRSDLDRFWLETLLCLIGESFDDYSDDVCGAVVNVRAKGDKIAIWTTECENRDAVTHIGRVYKERLGLPPKIVIGYQSHADTATKSGSTTKNRFVV, via the exons ATGCCTGGCTGTGACTACTCACTTTTTAAG GATGGTATTGAGCCTATGTGGGAAGATGAGAAAAACAAACGGGGAGGACGATGGCTAATTACATTGAACAAGCAGCAGAGACGAAGTGACCTCGATCGCTTTTGGCTAGAGACA ctgCTGTGCCTTATTGGAGAATCTTTTGATGACTACAGTGATGACGTGTGTGGAGCTGTTGTCAATGTTAGAGCTAAAGGTGATAAGATAGCAATATGGACGACTGAATGTGAAAACAGAGATGCAGTCACACACATAGG GAGGGTATACAAGGAAAGGTTAGGACTTCCTCCGAAGATAGTGATTGGTTATCAGTCCCACGCAGACACAGCTACAAAGAGCGGCTCCACCACTAAAAATAGGTTTGTTGTTTAA
- the Eif4e gene encoding eukaryotic translation initiation factor 4E isoform X2, producing MATVEPETTPTTNPPPAEEEKTESNQEVANPEHYIKHPLQNSLYNHIQLSSNLMPGCDYSLFKDGIEPMWEDEKNKRGGRWLITLNKQQRRSDLDRFWLETLLCLIGESFDDYSDDVCGAVVNVRAKGDKIAIWTTECENRDAVTHIGRVYKERLGLPPKIVIGYQSHADTATKSGSTTKNRFVV from the exons GAAACCACCCCTACCACTAATCCCCCACCTGCGGAAGAGGAAAAAACAGAGTCTAATCAGGAGGTTGCTAATCCAGAGCACTATATTAAACACCCTCTACAGAACAG TCTATACAACCATATCCAGTTGTCTAGTAATTTAATGCCTGGCTGTGACTACTCACTTTTTAAG GATGGTATTGAGCCTATGTGGGAAGATGAGAAAAACAAACGGGGAGGACGATGGCTAATTACATTGAACAAGCAGCAGAGACGAAGTGACCTCGATCGCTTTTGGCTAGAGACA ctgCTGTGCCTTATTGGAGAATCTTTTGATGACTACAGTGATGACGTGTGTGGAGCTGTTGTCAATGTTAGAGCTAAAGGTGATAAGATAGCAATATGGACGACTGAATGTGAAAACAGAGATGCAGTCACACACATAGG GAGGGTATACAAGGAAAGGTTAGGACTTCCTCCGAAGATAGTGATTGGTTATCAGTCCCACGCAGACACAGCTACAAAGAGCGGCTCCACCACTAAAAATAGGTTTGTTGTTTAA